Proteins found in one bacterium genomic segment:
- a CDS encoding glycosyltransferase: MKLAIIHDYLNQYGGAERVLEAAHEIWPDAPVYTILYELKKLPPHFKEWNITPTFIQKLPFLSTHYEKYFALFPTAIEQIELKDFDVVLSISSAWAKGVITTPEVMHISYILNPMRFAWEEYYSRVKRTKNRIFKLGIRVLMNYIRLWDEVSTQRVDHIVTISNTVKKRILKYYRRESVVIYPPCDTTFFAPDPSLKIQDYFLVVARLKHYKCVEIAVKAFNKLGLPLLIIGDGEARWELERLARPNVQFLGTLFDSEVRSYYQRAQALVFPSLEDFGIVSLEAQACGTPVIAFRAGGALETVIEGETGCFFYPQTPEALIEVVKKFDRSKFNPKILRTQALKFDKEIFKQKLKDFITQKYRA, translated from the coding sequence AGCAGCGCACGAAATTTGGCCAGATGCCCCTGTTTATACTATTCTTTACGAGTTGAAAAAATTACCCCCCCATTTTAAAGAATGGAATATCACACCTACATTTATACAAAAACTACCATTCCTATCAACTCATTATGAAAAATACTTTGCACTCTTCCCGACAGCAATTGAGCAAATTGAACTAAAAGATTTTGATGTAGTCCTCTCTATCTCCTCTGCATGGGCAAAAGGAGTTATAACTACACCGGAAGTGATGCATATTTCGTACATTTTGAATCCAATGAGATTTGCATGGGAAGAATATTACTCAAGAGTTAAGAGGACAAAGAATAGAATATTTAAGTTGGGAATTAGAGTTTTGATGAATTACATAAGGCTATGGGATGAAGTCTCTACGCAAAGGGTAGACCATATTGTTACTATTTCAAACACTGTGAAAAAAAGAATTTTAAAATACTACCGCAGAGAGAGTGTAGTAATATATCCACCATGTGATACTACATTTTTTGCACCAGACCCCAGTCTTAAAATACAAGATTATTTTTTAGTAGTTGCCAGACTCAAGCATTACAAGTGTGTAGAAATAGCAGTTAAAGCATTTAATAAACTTGGACTCCCACTTCTTATAATTGGGGATGGTGAAGCACGATGGGAACTCGAAAGACTTGCAAGACCAAATGTGCAATTCCTTGGTACACTTTTTGATTCTGAAGTTAGAAGTTATTATCAAAGGGCACAAGCACTTGTATTCCCAAGTTTAGAAGATTTTGGAATTGTATCATTAGAAGCACAAGCTTGTGGCACTCCTGTCATTGCATTTAGAGCAGGGGGAGCACTTGAAACAGTAATTGAAGGGGAGACGGGGTGTTTCTTTTATCCTCAAACTCCTGAAGCATTGATTGAGGTAGTCAAAAAATTTGACCGTTCTAAATTTAATCCCAAAATTCTCCGTACTCAAGCTCTCAAGTTTGACAAAGAAATATTTAAACAAAAGCTGAAAGATTTTATTACACAAAAGTATAGAGCTTGA